The following are from one region of the Ochotona princeps isolate mOchPri1 chromosome 4, mOchPri1.hap1, whole genome shotgun sequence genome:
- the LOC101516047 gene encoding mas-related G-protein coupled receptor member X2, with amino-acid sequence MNSTVPAWRTTPIPTDGTGQTGDKVFGLEHQILGSLIIIIALIGLGGNGTVLWLLGFRMRRNAFTVYILNLAGADFFLLCCLIIDHLLLSIQFLHISSIPDYILYPLLYVVFFPYTVGLSVLTAISTERCLSVLWPIWYHCHRSKNLSAVVCALLWVLALILNLLECIYCIRLSKHHDDYQCKKIDYTIASWLIFLFVVLLGSSLALLVRVLRGSHRVRLSRLYVTVLLTVLVFLLCGLPFGLFWFLITKNIPLNFKHLSIVHLIVAVLSGVNSCANPIIYFFVGSFRQQKRQPLKLVLERALQGTPEDDE; translated from the coding sequence ATGAATTCTACTGTTCCGGCGTGGAGGACAACACCCATACCAACAGATGGAACCGGTCAGACTGGTGATAAAGTTTTTGGTTTGGAGCACCAGATCCTTGGCTCACTGATTATTATCATTGCTCTGATTGGGCTGGGAGGAAATGGAACTGTACTGTGGCTCTTGGGCTTTCGCATGCGCAGAAACGCCTTCACTGTCTACATCCTCAACCTGGCTGGGGCCGACTTCTTCTTGCTCTGCTGTCTCATTATAGATCATCTGCTCCTTTCCATCCAGTTTCTTCATATTTCCTCCATCCCCGACTATATCCTGTATCCATTGTTGTATGTGGTATTCTTTCCTTACACCGTGGGCCTGAGCGTCCTCACCGCCATCAGCACTGAGCGCTGCCTATCTGTCCTATGGCCCATCTGGTACCACTGCCATCGCTCTAAAAACTTATCAGCTGTTGTGTGTGCCCTGCTCTGGGTCCTGGCACTGATACTGAACCTCCTGGAATGTATCTACTGTATTAGACTGTCTAAGCACCATGACGATTATCAGTGTAAGAAAATTGATTACACCATAGCCTCCTGGCTGATTTTCTTATTTGTGGTTCTCttgggctccagcctggccctgctggttAGAGTCCTCAGGGGATCACACCGTGTGCGGTTGAGCAGGCTGTATGTAACTGTCCTGCTCACAGTGCTGGTCTTCCTTCTCTGTGGTCTGCCCTTTGGCCTTTTCTGGTTCCTCATAACTAAGAATATACCTTTAAATTTTAAGCATCTTAGCATTGTTCACTTGATTGTAGCTGTCCTCTCCGGTGTTAACAGTTGTGCCAACCCCATCATTTACTTTTTTGTTGGTTCCTTTCGGCAGCAGAAGAGGCAGCCCCTAAAGCTGGTTCTCGAGAGGGCTCTGCAGGGCACCCCTGAGGATGATGAATGA